One window of the Rufibacter radiotolerans genome contains the following:
- a CDS encoding NAD(P)/FAD-dependent oxidoreductase: MNTRKTIIIGGGLAGLVSALQLSGQGVEVTVIEKKQYPFHKVCGEYISNEVLPYLKSLQVKIEELDPARLTQFLLSSPKGRTLQTPLDLGGTGVSRYRLDHYLYEMALRQGVTFRQQASATDVSFVEDTFTVTLSSGEQLQAPVVIGAYGKRSGLDRRLNRRFFEERSPYMAVKYHVRTQLPKNLIALHNFTNGYAGISAIEEDRYCFCYLTTRQNLKKYGTIAEMEARELSKNPFLKDIFSNSDFLYPQPLVINEISFAPKTCLEERVLMAGDAAGLITPLCGNGMAMAIHSGKLLSEQVLGFLDGKQTRQQMEMAYASYWKNQFGARLQTGRLVQRLFGHPVLSELAVASLQRFPVATQAIMRRTHGQPF; the protein is encoded by the coding sequence ATGAACACCCGTAAAACCATTATCATTGGCGGAGGATTGGCGGGTCTGGTAAGTGCTTTGCAATTATCGGGCCAGGGGGTAGAGGTGACAGTTATTGAGAAAAAACAGTACCCTTTCCATAAAGTGTGCGGCGAGTATATTTCCAATGAGGTATTGCCATACCTTAAAAGCCTGCAGGTCAAGATTGAGGAGTTGGACCCTGCCCGCTTAACCCAGTTTTTGCTTTCCTCCCCCAAGGGCCGGACCCTGCAGACACCCTTAGACCTGGGGGGCACCGGCGTGAGCCGGTACCGGCTGGACCATTACCTCTATGAGATGGCCCTCCGGCAAGGCGTTACCTTCCGGCAGCAGGCCAGCGCGACAGATGTTTCTTTTGTAGAAGACACCTTTACCGTTACCCTCTCCTCTGGAGAGCAGTTGCAGGCCCCAGTGGTCATTGGGGCCTACGGCAAGCGTAGCGGGCTGGACCGCCGGCTTAACCGCCGCTTTTTTGAGGAGCGCTCCCCTTATATGGCCGTTAAGTACCACGTGCGCACCCAGTTGCCCAAAAACTTGATTGCCCTGCATAATTTCACCAACGGGTACGCCGGTATTTCTGCCATTGAGGAAGACCGCTATTGCTTCTGCTACCTTACCACGCGTCAGAATCTCAAGAAATACGGCACCATTGCCGAGATGGAGGCCCGGGAGCTCAGCAAGAACCCTTTCCTGAAGGACATCTTCTCTAACAGCGACTTTCTCTACCCCCAGCCCCTGGTGATCAACGAGATTTCCTTCGCGCCCAAAACCTGCCTGGAGGAACGGGTACTCATGGCCGGGGACGCCGCCGGCCTGATTACCCCGCTCTGCGGAAACGGCATGGCCATGGCCATCCATTCGGGTAAACTGTTGTCTGAGCAGGTGTTAGGTTTTTTAGATGGCAAGCAGACCCGGCAGCAGATGGAGATGGCCTATGCCAGCTACTGGAAAAACCAGTTTGGCGCCAGGCTGCAGACGGGCCGGTTGGTGCAGCGCCTCTTTGGGCACCCGGTTCTGTCTGAGCTGGCGGTCGCCAGCCTGCAGCGGTTCCCTGTGGCCACCCAGGCCATTATGCGCCGAACCCACGGGCAGCCCTTTTAA
- a CDS encoding type III polyketide synthase, translating to MKSYLCAIGTANPPHALPQQQIADFMAEALQLDAQNTRKLKALYRVSGIDQRHTVLPDYGRQNGDYEFYPNSPGLEPFPTVGARMLEFQKAALPLSVAAVQDCLAQLPNLAVQEITHLITVSCTGMYAPGLDIELVDALGLSPQVQRTCVYFMGCYAAFNALKLADTICRADADARVLIVCTELCTLHFQKQAESDHLVSNALFADGAAAVVVCAQPLSGLSLGVEAFHCDLAPSGQKEMAWHIHDFGFEMTLSSYVPALIKQGIGQLTQSLLQKLNLQLDQIDLFAIHPGGRKILEVIEQALGLTPQNNQYAYQVLRNYGNMSSATVLFVLRALWEDLQPAQQQAPILSFAFGPGLTLESMLLSVHYV from the coding sequence ATGAAGAGTTACCTCTGTGCCATAGGAACGGCCAATCCCCCGCATGCGCTCCCGCAACAACAGATTGCAGACTTCATGGCGGAGGCTCTTCAACTGGACGCCCAGAACACTCGCAAACTAAAAGCCCTGTACCGGGTGTCCGGCATTGACCAGCGCCATACGGTGTTGCCAGACTACGGCCGCCAGAACGGTGACTATGAATTTTACCCTAACTCGCCCGGCCTGGAGCCGTTCCCTACAGTGGGTGCCCGCATGCTGGAATTTCAGAAGGCGGCCCTTCCGCTTTCGGTGGCGGCTGTGCAGGACTGCCTGGCCCAGCTGCCCAATCTGGCTGTACAGGAAATCACCCACCTGATCACGGTCAGTTGCACGGGTATGTACGCGCCGGGGCTGGACATTGAGTTGGTAGATGCCTTGGGCTTATCGCCGCAGGTGCAGCGCACGTGCGTGTATTTCATGGGCTGCTACGCGGCCTTTAACGCCTTAAAGTTGGCCGATACCATTTGCCGTGCCGATGCCGATGCCCGCGTGCTCATTGTCTGCACTGAGCTGTGTACCCTTCATTTTCAAAAGCAGGCCGAGAGTGACCACCTGGTTTCCAATGCCCTCTTCGCCGATGGCGCGGCGGCCGTGGTAGTATGCGCCCAGCCCCTTTCCGGGCTGTCTTTGGGTGTAGAAGCCTTTCATTGTGACCTGGCACCGTCCGGGCAGAAAGAGATGGCGTGGCACATCCATGACTTCGGGTTTGAGATGACACTTTCCTCTTACGTACCCGCCCTTATCAAGCAGGGCATTGGTCAGTTAACCCAGTCATTGCTGCAAAAGCTCAACCTGCAACTAGACCAGATAGACCTGTTTGCCATTCACCCGGGTGGCCGCAAGATTCTGGAAGTGATTGAGCAGGCCCTGGGCCTAACGCCCCAGAATAACCAATACGCGTATCAGGTGCTGCGCAACTACGGCAACATGTCTTCAGCCACGGTGCTGTTTGTGCTGAGGGCCCTGTGGGAAGACCTGCAGCCGGCCCAACAGCAGGCCCCCATCCTCAGCTTCGCCTTCGGCCCCGGCCTTACCCTGGAGTCCATGCTTTTATCGGTGCACTATGTTTAA
- a CDS encoding methyltransferase domain-containing protein has product MFKQRSTTLELMDDLSLASDDLRQNLKELEFINVWLGGHDVVRNGLNALVKNPFLGRFPENRLKIADLGSGGGDTLRMVANWARKRKLQVELVGVDANTFMLDYSASLSQEYPEISYRHYDVFSPDFAQEQFDIVICSLFLHHFPDEALARLLAQLHRQVRGAVLINDLHRHPLAYYSIKGLTKIFSSSYLVKNDAPLSVLRAFSRADWKRILAHAGVDRYQIKWKWAFRWQVVFGPILEKQRKTGKEFVT; this is encoded by the coding sequence ATGTTTAAACAGCGGTCCACCACGCTGGAACTCATGGATGACCTTTCGCTGGCCAGCGATGACCTGCGCCAGAACCTGAAGGAGCTGGAGTTCATTAACGTGTGGCTGGGCGGGCATGACGTGGTGCGCAATGGCCTGAACGCTCTGGTTAAAAACCCGTTTTTGGGCCGTTTTCCGGAAAACAGGCTCAAAATAGCCGACCTGGGAAGCGGCGGCGGTGACACCCTACGCATGGTAGCCAACTGGGCGCGTAAGCGGAAACTGCAGGTGGAGTTGGTAGGCGTAGATGCCAATACCTTCATGCTGGACTACAGCGCCTCCCTCAGCCAGGAGTACCCCGAGATTTCTTACCGGCACTATGACGTTTTCTCCCCAGACTTCGCGCAGGAGCAGTTTGACATTGTGATCTGTAGCCTGTTTCTGCACCATTTCCCAGATGAGGCGCTGGCGCGTTTACTGGCGCAACTGCACCGGCAGGTACGCGGCGCAGTTTTGATCAATGACCTCCACCGGCATCCTTTAGCCTACTATTCCATTAAGGGCCTTACCAAAATTTTTTCCAGCTCTTATCTGGTGAAGAATGACGCGCCCCTTTCGGTTTTAAGGGCTTTTAGCCGGGCAGACTGGAAACGCATTCTGGCCCATGCCGGCGTAGACAGGTACCAGATCAAGTGGAAATGGGCGTTCAGGTGGCAGGTCGTTTTTGGGCCGATTTTGGAAAAACAACGTAAAACTGGAAAAGAATTTGTAACTTAA
- a CDS encoding histone deacetylase family protein gives MLKIAWSPEYAHPLPEAHRFPMLKYELLPEQLLYEGTVTQENFFQPSALAEDRILRVHDSDYWHRLRTLALTPVEIRKTGFPLSKELVDREVVIMGGTVEAADYALQYGVAMNIAGGTHHAFTNRGEGFCLLNDNALAAQYLLDERKATQILIIDLDVHQGNGTAQIFEHEPRVFTFSMHGGNNYPLQKEHSDLDVPLPDGIEDKAYLSLLRHHLPALFDQVQPDFVFFQSGVDVLASDKLGKLGLTQAGCKERDLTVLELCHRHKVPVCGSMGGGYSTRIADIVEAHANTFRLAQQIFF, from the coding sequence ATGTTAAAGATTGCCTGGTCTCCAGAATACGCCCACCCCCTGCCAGAGGCCCACCGGTTTCCTATGCTCAAGTATGAACTGTTGCCCGAACAGCTCCTGTATGAAGGCACGGTCACCCAGGAGAATTTCTTCCAGCCCTCGGCCCTGGCCGAAGACCGCATTTTGCGCGTGCATGATTCTGACTACTGGCACCGACTGCGCACCCTGGCCCTCACGCCCGTTGAGATCAGGAAGACAGGCTTCCCTTTATCTAAAGAGTTGGTGGACCGCGAAGTGGTGATCATGGGTGGCACCGTGGAAGCCGCCGACTACGCGCTGCAGTACGGCGTGGCCATGAACATTGCGGGCGGCACCCACCACGCCTTCACCAACCGGGGCGAAGGCTTCTGCCTGCTCAATGACAACGCCCTGGCCGCCCAATACCTCCTGGATGAAAGGAAGGCCACCCAGATTCTGATCATTGATTTAGATGTGCACCAAGGCAACGGCACTGCGCAGATCTTTGAACATGAACCCAGGGTCTTCACTTTTAGTATGCACGGCGGTAATAACTATCCCCTGCAGAAAGAGCACTCAGACCTGGATGTTCCCTTGCCGGACGGCATAGAAGACAAAGCCTACCTTTCTCTGCTGCGCCACCACTTGCCCGCGCTTTTTGATCAGGTACAGCCAGACTTTGTTTTCTTCCAGAGTGGGGTAGACGTGTTGGCCTCAGACAAGCTAGGCAAGCTGGGCCTGACGCAGGCGGGCTGTAAGGAGCGGGATTTAACGGTATTGGAGTTGTGCCACCGGCACAAGGTGCCGGTCTGCGGCAGCATGGGCGGCGGCTATTCCACCCGCATAGCAGATATTGTAGAGGCGCACGCCAATACCTTCAGGCTGGCGCAGCAAATCTTTTTTTAG
- a CDS encoding porin family protein has translation MKKLTLLLIATLFLGAAQAQERVLNRGIINHNEGAEGSPKGNSGFGVKGGVLFNSLHGDGEDQIRGLKTSTNWHAGFYSQFSIGSVFSIQPEALYTRREVKSDDGDLRFDYIDVPVLAVANLTENISIHAGPQVGVMLTAKRDDNEIDKEGLNTFDYGAAAGVEAKVSMFRLGGRYYRSFADIGKFDAGLLNTSLNDVKAGMFQIYLGVGF, from the coding sequence ATGAAAAAACTTACCTTACTTTTAATAGCTACCCTTTTCTTAGGCGCCGCCCAGGCCCAGGAACGCGTGCTCAACCGAGGCATTATTAACCATAACGAAGGCGCGGAAGGCTCACCTAAAGGAAACAGCGGCTTTGGGGTAAAAGGCGGGGTGCTGTTCAACTCCCTGCACGGCGACGGCGAAGATCAGATCAGAGGCCTGAAGACCTCAACCAACTGGCACGCCGGTTTCTACTCCCAGTTCAGCATAGGAAGCGTGTTCTCCATTCAGCCGGAGGCGCTTTACACTCGCCGCGAGGTGAAGTCTGATGACGGTGACCTGCGCTTTGACTACATTGACGTTCCGGTACTGGCCGTAGCTAACCTTACGGAGAACATCAGCATTCATGCCGGGCCGCAGGTGGGCGTGATGTTGACCGCCAAGCGCGACGACAACGAAATTGACAAAGAAGGCCTGAACACCTTTGACTACGGTGCCGCCGCCGGCGTGGAGGCCAAGGTGTCTATGTTCCGGTTAGGGGGCAGATACTACCGCAGCTTCGCGGATATTGGCAAGTTTGACGCCGGTCTCCTGAACACTTCCCTGAATGATGTAAAGGCAGGCATGTTCCAGATCTACTTAGGCGTAGGTTTCTAG
- a CDS encoding type 1 glutamine amidotransferase domain-containing protein — MSDKLTGKKIAILVEKGFEQVELEKPRKALQEAGAETFIISPQKGTVKGWDMTDWGKDFDVDKNLKDAVAADYDGLLLPGGVMNPDYLRANEQAVAFVRAFSDSGKPIAAICHGPWTLIEAGAVKGRQMTSWPSLRTDLTNAGANWVNEEVVTDRGLVTSRKPDDIPAFNKKMIEEFAEGIHNRA; from the coding sequence ATGAGCGATAAGTTAACCGGCAAAAAGATAGCCATATTGGTAGAAAAAGGATTTGAACAGGTAGAACTGGAGAAACCCCGTAAGGCCCTGCAGGAAGCCGGGGCCGAGACCTTTATCATCTCTCCCCAGAAAGGCACCGTGAAAGGCTGGGACATGACCGATTGGGGCAAAGACTTTGACGTGGACAAAAACCTGAAAGACGCCGTAGCGGCCGACTATGACGGACTGTTACTGCCCGGCGGCGTCATGAACCCAGACTACCTGCGGGCCAACGAGCAGGCCGTGGCCTTTGTGCGCGCCTTCTCTGATAGCGGCAAGCCTATTGCGGCCATCTGCCACGGTCCCTGGACTCTCATTGAGGCCGGCGCCGTGAAAGGCCGCCAGATGACCAGCTGGCCATCCCTGAGAACCGACCTCACCAACGCCGGCGCCAACTGGGTAAACGAAGAAGTAGTCACCGACCGAGGCCTGGTGACCAGCCGCAAACCGGATGACATCCCCGCATTCAACAAGAAAATGATTGAGGAATTCGCCGAAGGCATCCATAACAGAGCCTAA
- a CDS encoding TlpA family protein disulfide reductase — protein MGYRPLLFLTCFLIGSCLTGSAVAQTRAVPLVKLPHLQKFLHSKSDTTYVLNFWATWCQPCVEELPSFEALQKQYAGKPVKVILVSMDFAKDLEKRVIPFVTRNNLKSTVFVLDEPDQNAWIDLVDPSWSGAIPATLILNNARKQRFFIEKPLTLPQLQDILTSKFN, from the coding sequence ATGGGGTACCGTCCACTTCTCTTTCTTACCTGTTTCCTGATAGGTAGTTGCCTGACGGGCAGCGCCGTGGCCCAAACCCGGGCCGTGCCCCTGGTCAAGCTGCCGCATCTACAGAAGTTTCTCCATTCCAAATCAGACACCACGTATGTGCTTAATTTTTGGGCCACCTGGTGCCAGCCCTGCGTGGAGGAGCTGCCCAGCTTTGAGGCCCTCCAAAAGCAATATGCCGGCAAACCCGTGAAGGTGATTTTGGTTAGCATGGATTTCGCCAAGGACCTGGAGAAACGAGTGATCCCGTTTGTAACCCGAAACAACTTAAAAAGCACTGTGTTCGTGCTGGATGAGCCTGACCAGAATGCCTGGATTGATTTGGTAGACCCTAGCTGGAGCGGCGCCATCCCGGCCACCCTTATCCTGAACAACGCCCGCAAACAGCGGTTTTTCATAGAGAAACCCCTGACCCTGCCTCAACTGCAAGACATCCTCACTTCCAAATTCAACTAA